One genomic region from Epinephelus moara isolate mb chromosome 8, YSFRI_EMoa_1.0, whole genome shotgun sequence encodes:
- the LOC126394607 gene encoding AP-3 complex subunit sigma-1 isoform X2, which translates to MIKAILIFNNHGKPRLSKFYEHYSEDTEQQIIRETFHLVSKRDENVCNFLEGGMLIGGSDYKLIYRHYATLYFVFCVDSSESELGILDLIQVFVETLDKCFENVCELDLIFHVDKVHNILAEMVMGGMVLETNMNEIITQVDAQNKMEKSETFIFQSTRQDR; encoded by the exons ATGATTAAAGCCATTTTAATATTCAACAACCATGGGAAACCGAGGCTGTCTAAATTCTACGAGCATTAT AGTgaagacacagagcaacagatCATCAGGGAAACCTTCCACTTGGTCTCGAAAAGAGATGAGAACGTCTGTAATTTCCTAGAAGGTGGAAT GTTGATTGGAGGATCAGACTACAAGCTGATCTACAGACACTACGCCACACTGTACTTTGTGTTCTGTGTGGACTCCTCAGAGAGTGAACTAGGAATTTTAGACTTAATCCAG GTATTTGTGGAAACGCTGGATAAATGCTTTGAGAATGTCTGTGAGCTTGACTTAATTTTCCATGTAGACAAG GTCCACAACATTCTGGCGGAGATGGTGATGGGCGGGATGGTCCTGGAGACCAACATGAACGAAATCATCACACAGGTGGATGCCCAGAACAAGATGGAGAAGTCTGAG
- the cdo1 gene encoding cysteine dioxygenase type 1 — MEHTEIVKPETLDDLIKILHKIFASDSINVEEVQAVMEAYESNPQEWKKFAKFDQYRYTRNLVDEGNGKFNLIILCWGEGHGSSIHDHTDSHCFMKLLQGQLKETLFEWPDDKSHGDMVQKSQRILQENKVAYINDSIGLHRVENNSHTEGAVSLHLYSPPFQTCQTFDQRTGHRNTVKMTFWSKYGERTPYETTVSQENN, encoded by the exons ATGGAGCACACCGAGATAGTGAAGCCAGAAACTCTGGATGACCTGATTAAAATCCTGCACAAGATCTTCGCGAGTGACTCTATCAATGTGGAGGAGGTCCAAGCTGTAATGGAAGCATATGAGAGCAATCCTCAGGAGTGGAAGAAATTTGCAAAGTTTGACCAgtacag ATACACAAGGAACCTGGTCGATGAGGGTAACGGAAAGTTCAATCTCATTATCCTGTGCTGGGGAGAGGGCCACGGCAG TAGCATCCACGATCACACAGACTCCCATTGTTTCATGAAGCTGCTGCAGGGTCAGCTGAAGGAGACGCTGTTTGAATGGCCGGACGATAAATCACACGGAGATATGGTCCAGAAGTCACAGAGAATTCTCCAGGAAAACAAGGTTGCTTACATAAACG ATTCCATCGGCCTGCATCGTGTGGAAAACAACAGCCACACTGAGGGCGCAGTCAGCTTGCACCTGTACAGTCCCCCATTCCAGACCTGCCAGACCTTTGACCAGCGGACGGGGCACAGGAACACAGTCAAGATGACCTTCTGGAGCAAATACGGAGAGAGGACTCCATAT GAAACCACAGTCTCACAAGAGAACAACTAA